The following coding sequences lie in one Salarias fasciatus chromosome 7 unlocalized genomic scaffold, fSalaFa1.1 super_scaffold_4, whole genome shotgun sequence genomic window:
- the dgcr2 gene encoding integral membrane protein DGCR2/IDD isoform X2 yields MLPKADSSSFVLFSLLFVLTVTDPPRTGPRVALARLLSEQRCSPGQFACRSGKMQCIPMSWQCDGWTACEDKSDEMDCPPIKEERFRFGNGYDQVEDVMGVAQPVRFNKKCPSGWHHYEKTASCYKVYLRNENYWQAVDTCQKVNGSLATFVTNEELQFILKIEVDFDDKVCERKDQCKFWVGYQYVITNQNHSLEGRWEVAYKGSMQVFLPPEGLTNFGEASPTQDNVFCAQLQRFQIKSMNDRGLHSWHAENCYKKFPFLCKRRQTCVDIKDNVVNEGYYFTPKGDDPCLSCTCHDGEPEMCVAALCERPQGCQHFRKDPKECCKFTCLDPDGNSLFDSMASGMRLIVSCISSFLILSLLLFMVHRLRQRRRERIETLIGGNLHHFNLGRRVPGFDYGPDAFGTGLTPLHLSDDGEGGAFHFQEPPPPYAAYKYPDIQHPDDPPPPYEASINPDSLLYVDLGHSGVPMVPSQMNAMVTGLQADAPDAPGPVPLSAPSSQGREDSIDSSTLLVGPDTPTDGHAPAPMPPDCPSSLSTVV; encoded by the exons GTCCACGGGTAGCTCTGGCAAGATTATTGTCAG agcagcgctgcagccccGGGCAGTTTGCCTGCCGCAGTGGGAAGATGCAGTGTATCCCAATGTCCTGGCAGTGCGACGGCTGGACAGCGTGCGAGGACAAGAGCGATGAGATGGACTGTCCCC CTATTAAAGAGGAAAGGTTTCGTTTCGGGAACGGATACGACCAGGTGGAAGACGTCATGGGCGTGGCTCAGCCCGTCCGTTTCAACA AGAAATGTCCCAGCGGATGGCACCACTACGAGAAGACCGCCAGCTGCTACAAGGTGTACCTGAGGAACGAGAACTACTGGCAGGCCGTGGACACCTGCCAGAAGGTCAACGGCTCTTTGGCCACGTTCGTCACCAACGAGGAGCTGCAGTTCATCCTGAAGATCGAGGTGGATTTCGACGATAAAGTGTGCGAGCGCAAAGACCAGTGcaa GTTCTGGGTGGGGTACCAGTATGTAATCACCAATCAGAACCACTCCCTGGAGGGCCGCTGGGAAGTCGCCTACAAAG GCTCGATGCAGGTGTTCCTGCCGCCCGAGGGTCTGACGAACTTTGGCGAGGCGTCTCCCACCCAGGACAACGTCTTCTGCGCCCAGCTGCAGCGCTTCCAGATCAAAAGCATGAACGACCGAGGGCTGCACAGCTGGCACGCCGAGAACTGCTACAAGAAGTTCCCCTTTCTGTGCAAGAGGC GGCAAACATGCGTGGACATAAAAGACAACGTCGTGAACGAGGGCTACTACTTCACCCCGAAGGGAGACGACCCGTGTCTGAGCTGCACGTGTCACGACGGCGAGCCGGAGATGTGCGTGGCGGCGCTGTGCGAGCGGCCGCAGGGGTGCCAGCACTTCCGCAAGGACCCCAAAGAGTGCTGCAAGTTCACCTGTCTGGACCCAG ACGGAAACAGCCTGTTCGACTCGATGGCCAGTGGCATGAGACTGATCGTCAGCTGCATCTCGtccttcctcatcctctccctgctgctgttcaTGGTGCACAGGCTCCGTCAGAGGAGACGCGAACGCATCGAGACACTAATCGGCGGAAACC TGCATCACTTTAACCTCGGCAGACGAGTCCCGGGCTTCGATTACGGTCCGGATGCCTTTGGAACCGGACTGACTCCTCTTCATCTGTCCGACGACGGAGAAGGAGGCGCGTTCCATTTCCAGGAGCCGCCTCCGCCGTACGCAGCCTACAAATACCCCGACATCCAGCACCCCGACGACCCCCCTCCCCCGTACGAAGCCTCCATCAACCCCGACAGCCTCCTCTACGTGGATCTGG GCCACAGCGGCGTTCCCATGGTGCCGAGCCAGATGAACGCCATGGTGACCGGGCTCCAGGCCGACGCCCCCGACGCCCCGGGTCCCGTGCCCCTCTCGGCGCCGTCCTCCCAGGGGAGGGAGGACTCCATAGATAGCAGCACCCTCCTGGTCGGGCCCGACACGCCGACCGACGGCCACGCCCCCGCCCCCATGCCTCCGGACTGCCCCTCCTCCCTCAGCACCGTGGTATAG
- the dgcr2 gene encoding integral membrane protein DGCR2/IDD isoform X3 — MLPKADSSSFVLFSLLFVLTVTDPPRTEQRCSPGQFACRSGKMQCIPMSWQCDGWTACEDKSDEMDCPPIKEERFRFGNGYDQVEDVMGVAQPVRFNKKCPSGWHHYEKTASCYKVYLRNENYWQAVDTCQKVNGSLATFVTNEELQFILKIEVDFDDKVCERKDQCKFWVGYQYVITNQNHSLEGRWEVAYKGSMQVFLPPEGLTNFGEASPTQDNVFCAQLQRFQIKSMNDRGLHSWHAENCYKKFPFLCKRRTGQTCVDIKDNVVNEGYYFTPKGDDPCLSCTCHDGEPEMCVAALCERPQGCQHFRKDPKECCKFTCLDPDGNSLFDSMASGMRLIVSCISSFLILSLLLFMVHRLRQRRRERIETLIGGNLHHFNLGRRVPGFDYGPDAFGTGLTPLHLSDDGEGGAFHFQEPPPPYAAYKYPDIQHPDDPPPPYEASINPDSLLYVDLGHSGVPMVPSQMNAMVTGLQADAPDAPGPVPLSAPSSQGREDSIDSSTLLVGPDTPTDGHAPAPMPPDCPSSLSTVV; from the exons agcagcgctgcagccccGGGCAGTTTGCCTGCCGCAGTGGGAAGATGCAGTGTATCCCAATGTCCTGGCAGTGCGACGGCTGGACAGCGTGCGAGGACAAGAGCGATGAGATGGACTGTCCCC CTATTAAAGAGGAAAGGTTTCGTTTCGGGAACGGATACGACCAGGTGGAAGACGTCATGGGCGTGGCTCAGCCCGTCCGTTTCAACA AGAAATGTCCCAGCGGATGGCACCACTACGAGAAGACCGCCAGCTGCTACAAGGTGTACCTGAGGAACGAGAACTACTGGCAGGCCGTGGACACCTGCCAGAAGGTCAACGGCTCTTTGGCCACGTTCGTCACCAACGAGGAGCTGCAGTTCATCCTGAAGATCGAGGTGGATTTCGACGATAAAGTGTGCGAGCGCAAAGACCAGTGcaa GTTCTGGGTGGGGTACCAGTATGTAATCACCAATCAGAACCACTCCCTGGAGGGCCGCTGGGAAGTCGCCTACAAAG GCTCGATGCAGGTGTTCCTGCCGCCCGAGGGTCTGACGAACTTTGGCGAGGCGTCTCCCACCCAGGACAACGTCTTCTGCGCCCAGCTGCAGCGCTTCCAGATCAAAAGCATGAACGACCGAGGGCTGCACAGCTGGCACGCCGAGAACTGCTACAAGAAGTTCCCCTTTCTGTGCAAGAGGCGTACGG GGCAAACATGCGTGGACATAAAAGACAACGTCGTGAACGAGGGCTACTACTTCACCCCGAAGGGAGACGACCCGTGTCTGAGCTGCACGTGTCACGACGGCGAGCCGGAGATGTGCGTGGCGGCGCTGTGCGAGCGGCCGCAGGGGTGCCAGCACTTCCGCAAGGACCCCAAAGAGTGCTGCAAGTTCACCTGTCTGGACCCAG ACGGAAACAGCCTGTTCGACTCGATGGCCAGTGGCATGAGACTGATCGTCAGCTGCATCTCGtccttcctcatcctctccctgctgctgttcaTGGTGCACAGGCTCCGTCAGAGGAGACGCGAACGCATCGAGACACTAATCGGCGGAAACC TGCATCACTTTAACCTCGGCAGACGAGTCCCGGGCTTCGATTACGGTCCGGATGCCTTTGGAACCGGACTGACTCCTCTTCATCTGTCCGACGACGGAGAAGGAGGCGCGTTCCATTTCCAGGAGCCGCCTCCGCCGTACGCAGCCTACAAATACCCCGACATCCAGCACCCCGACGACCCCCCTCCCCCGTACGAAGCCTCCATCAACCCCGACAGCCTCCTCTACGTGGATCTGG GCCACAGCGGCGTTCCCATGGTGCCGAGCCAGATGAACGCCATGGTGACCGGGCTCCAGGCCGACGCCCCCGACGCCCCGGGTCCCGTGCCCCTCTCGGCGCCGTCCTCCCAGGGGAGGGAGGACTCCATAGATAGCAGCACCCTCCTGGTCGGGCCCGACACGCCGACCGACGGCCACGCCCCCGCCCCCATGCCTCCGGACTGCCCCTCCTCCCTCAGCACCGTGGTATAG
- the dgcr2 gene encoding integral membrane protein DGCR2/IDD isoform X1: MLPKADSSSFVLFSLLFVLTVTDPPRTGPRVALARLLSEQRCSPGQFACRSGKMQCIPMSWQCDGWTACEDKSDEMDCPPIKEERFRFGNGYDQVEDVMGVAQPVRFNKKCPSGWHHYEKTASCYKVYLRNENYWQAVDTCQKVNGSLATFVTNEELQFILKIEVDFDDKVCERKDQCKFWVGYQYVITNQNHSLEGRWEVAYKGSMQVFLPPEGLTNFGEASPTQDNVFCAQLQRFQIKSMNDRGLHSWHAENCYKKFPFLCKRRTGQTCVDIKDNVVNEGYYFTPKGDDPCLSCTCHDGEPEMCVAALCERPQGCQHFRKDPKECCKFTCLDPDGNSLFDSMASGMRLIVSCISSFLILSLLLFMVHRLRQRRRERIETLIGGNLHHFNLGRRVPGFDYGPDAFGTGLTPLHLSDDGEGGAFHFQEPPPPYAAYKYPDIQHPDDPPPPYEASINPDSLLYVDLGHSGVPMVPSQMNAMVTGLQADAPDAPGPVPLSAPSSQGREDSIDSSTLLVGPDTPTDGHAPAPMPPDCPSSLSTVV; the protein is encoded by the exons GTCCACGGGTAGCTCTGGCAAGATTATTGTCAG agcagcgctgcagccccGGGCAGTTTGCCTGCCGCAGTGGGAAGATGCAGTGTATCCCAATGTCCTGGCAGTGCGACGGCTGGACAGCGTGCGAGGACAAGAGCGATGAGATGGACTGTCCCC CTATTAAAGAGGAAAGGTTTCGTTTCGGGAACGGATACGACCAGGTGGAAGACGTCATGGGCGTGGCTCAGCCCGTCCGTTTCAACA AGAAATGTCCCAGCGGATGGCACCACTACGAGAAGACCGCCAGCTGCTACAAGGTGTACCTGAGGAACGAGAACTACTGGCAGGCCGTGGACACCTGCCAGAAGGTCAACGGCTCTTTGGCCACGTTCGTCACCAACGAGGAGCTGCAGTTCATCCTGAAGATCGAGGTGGATTTCGACGATAAAGTGTGCGAGCGCAAAGACCAGTGcaa GTTCTGGGTGGGGTACCAGTATGTAATCACCAATCAGAACCACTCCCTGGAGGGCCGCTGGGAAGTCGCCTACAAAG GCTCGATGCAGGTGTTCCTGCCGCCCGAGGGTCTGACGAACTTTGGCGAGGCGTCTCCCACCCAGGACAACGTCTTCTGCGCCCAGCTGCAGCGCTTCCAGATCAAAAGCATGAACGACCGAGGGCTGCACAGCTGGCACGCCGAGAACTGCTACAAGAAGTTCCCCTTTCTGTGCAAGAGGCGTACGG GGCAAACATGCGTGGACATAAAAGACAACGTCGTGAACGAGGGCTACTACTTCACCCCGAAGGGAGACGACCCGTGTCTGAGCTGCACGTGTCACGACGGCGAGCCGGAGATGTGCGTGGCGGCGCTGTGCGAGCGGCCGCAGGGGTGCCAGCACTTCCGCAAGGACCCCAAAGAGTGCTGCAAGTTCACCTGTCTGGACCCAG ACGGAAACAGCCTGTTCGACTCGATGGCCAGTGGCATGAGACTGATCGTCAGCTGCATCTCGtccttcctcatcctctccctgctgctgttcaTGGTGCACAGGCTCCGTCAGAGGAGACGCGAACGCATCGAGACACTAATCGGCGGAAACC TGCATCACTTTAACCTCGGCAGACGAGTCCCGGGCTTCGATTACGGTCCGGATGCCTTTGGAACCGGACTGACTCCTCTTCATCTGTCCGACGACGGAGAAGGAGGCGCGTTCCATTTCCAGGAGCCGCCTCCGCCGTACGCAGCCTACAAATACCCCGACATCCAGCACCCCGACGACCCCCCTCCCCCGTACGAAGCCTCCATCAACCCCGACAGCCTCCTCTACGTGGATCTGG GCCACAGCGGCGTTCCCATGGTGCCGAGCCAGATGAACGCCATGGTGACCGGGCTCCAGGCCGACGCCCCCGACGCCCCGGGTCCCGTGCCCCTCTCGGCGCCGTCCTCCCAGGGGAGGGAGGACTCCATAGATAGCAGCACCCTCCTGGTCGGGCCCGACACGCCGACCGACGGCCACGCCCCCGCCCCCATGCCTCCGGACTGCCCCTCCTCCCTCAGCACCGTGGTATAG
- the dgcr2 gene encoding integral membrane protein DGCR2/IDD isoform X4: MLPKADSSSFVLFSLLFVLTVTDPPRTEQRCSPGQFACRSGKMQCIPMSWQCDGWTACEDKSDEMDCPPIKEERFRFGNGYDQVEDVMGVAQPVRFNKKCPSGWHHYEKTASCYKVYLRNENYWQAVDTCQKVNGSLATFVTNEELQFILKIEVDFDDKVCERKDQCKFWVGYQYVITNQNHSLEGRWEVAYKGSMQVFLPPEGLTNFGEASPTQDNVFCAQLQRFQIKSMNDRGLHSWHAENCYKKFPFLCKRRQTCVDIKDNVVNEGYYFTPKGDDPCLSCTCHDGEPEMCVAALCERPQGCQHFRKDPKECCKFTCLDPDGNSLFDSMASGMRLIVSCISSFLILSLLLFMVHRLRQRRRERIETLIGGNLHHFNLGRRVPGFDYGPDAFGTGLTPLHLSDDGEGGAFHFQEPPPPYAAYKYPDIQHPDDPPPPYEASINPDSLLYVDLGHSGVPMVPSQMNAMVTGLQADAPDAPGPVPLSAPSSQGREDSIDSSTLLVGPDTPTDGHAPAPMPPDCPSSLSTVV; the protein is encoded by the exons agcagcgctgcagccccGGGCAGTTTGCCTGCCGCAGTGGGAAGATGCAGTGTATCCCAATGTCCTGGCAGTGCGACGGCTGGACAGCGTGCGAGGACAAGAGCGATGAGATGGACTGTCCCC CTATTAAAGAGGAAAGGTTTCGTTTCGGGAACGGATACGACCAGGTGGAAGACGTCATGGGCGTGGCTCAGCCCGTCCGTTTCAACA AGAAATGTCCCAGCGGATGGCACCACTACGAGAAGACCGCCAGCTGCTACAAGGTGTACCTGAGGAACGAGAACTACTGGCAGGCCGTGGACACCTGCCAGAAGGTCAACGGCTCTTTGGCCACGTTCGTCACCAACGAGGAGCTGCAGTTCATCCTGAAGATCGAGGTGGATTTCGACGATAAAGTGTGCGAGCGCAAAGACCAGTGcaa GTTCTGGGTGGGGTACCAGTATGTAATCACCAATCAGAACCACTCCCTGGAGGGCCGCTGGGAAGTCGCCTACAAAG GCTCGATGCAGGTGTTCCTGCCGCCCGAGGGTCTGACGAACTTTGGCGAGGCGTCTCCCACCCAGGACAACGTCTTCTGCGCCCAGCTGCAGCGCTTCCAGATCAAAAGCATGAACGACCGAGGGCTGCACAGCTGGCACGCCGAGAACTGCTACAAGAAGTTCCCCTTTCTGTGCAAGAGGC GGCAAACATGCGTGGACATAAAAGACAACGTCGTGAACGAGGGCTACTACTTCACCCCGAAGGGAGACGACCCGTGTCTGAGCTGCACGTGTCACGACGGCGAGCCGGAGATGTGCGTGGCGGCGCTGTGCGAGCGGCCGCAGGGGTGCCAGCACTTCCGCAAGGACCCCAAAGAGTGCTGCAAGTTCACCTGTCTGGACCCAG ACGGAAACAGCCTGTTCGACTCGATGGCCAGTGGCATGAGACTGATCGTCAGCTGCATCTCGtccttcctcatcctctccctgctgctgttcaTGGTGCACAGGCTCCGTCAGAGGAGACGCGAACGCATCGAGACACTAATCGGCGGAAACC TGCATCACTTTAACCTCGGCAGACGAGTCCCGGGCTTCGATTACGGTCCGGATGCCTTTGGAACCGGACTGACTCCTCTTCATCTGTCCGACGACGGAGAAGGAGGCGCGTTCCATTTCCAGGAGCCGCCTCCGCCGTACGCAGCCTACAAATACCCCGACATCCAGCACCCCGACGACCCCCCTCCCCCGTACGAAGCCTCCATCAACCCCGACAGCCTCCTCTACGTGGATCTGG GCCACAGCGGCGTTCCCATGGTGCCGAGCCAGATGAACGCCATGGTGACCGGGCTCCAGGCCGACGCCCCCGACGCCCCGGGTCCCGTGCCCCTCTCGGCGCCGTCCTCCCAGGGGAGGGAGGACTCCATAGATAGCAGCACCCTCCTGGTCGGGCCCGACACGCCGACCGACGGCCACGCCCCCGCCCCCATGCCTCCGGACTGCCCCTCCTCCCTCAGCACCGTGGTATAG